The Gammaproteobacteria bacterium genome has a segment encoding these proteins:
- a CDS encoding YIP1 family protein, translating into MVIKHIIGLFTDPKREWQRLHDEECTTGKCFATHTLFLAAIPAICGFIGTSQIGWQIGVETPVKLTVQSAGVIAVLSYFALLVAVASVGYLIHWMGKTYDAETHLSRAIVLASYTATPLFLIGIFQLYPILWLNMVLGLPALAYSVYLLYTGLPIMMDVSTPERGFLFSSAVLGVGLVVLVATLAATAILWGYGFGPQFVTGG; encoded by the coding sequence CACGACGAGGAGTGCACCACGGGCAAGTGCTTTGCGACACACACCCTGTTCCTCGCGGCGATTCCGGCCATCTGCGGTTTCATCGGCACATCGCAGATCGGATGGCAGATCGGTGTTGAAACGCCGGTCAAGCTCACCGTGCAGAGTGCGGGGGTCATTGCGGTGTTGTCCTATTTTGCCCTGCTCGTCGCCGTGGCATCGGTGGGATACCTGATCCACTGGATGGGCAAGACCTATGATGCGGAGACGCACCTGTCGAGGGCGATCGTCCTGGCGTCCTACACCGCCACCCCTCTGTTTCTGATCGGTATTTTCCAACTCTACCCGATCCTCTGGCTAAACATGGTGCTGGGGCTGCCTGCACTGGCCTATTCGGTGTATCTGCTCTACACGGGCCTGCCGATCATGATGGACGTCTCGACGCCGGAACGGGGATTTCTCTTTTCCTCCGCAGTCCTGGGGGTCGGTCTGGTGGTGCTGGTCGCGACCCTGGCGGCAACGGCGATCCTCTGGGGGTACGGATTCGGGCCACAGTTCGTCACGGGCGGATAA